One genomic window of Sardina pilchardus chromosome 15, fSarPil1.1, whole genome shotgun sequence includes the following:
- the trmt1l gene encoding TRMT1-like protein, producing MAELKEEDVVQLHQEDADDRGGKDLQEVSGAVEETNGQTVSSSAASCDIVKTEGSHGQTSVTVGPERHISIQSTLEGLEQLVDLNGAGRKSCPLCPEEKFKACYSHKLRRHLQNLHWKVYVEFEGQKMCICHLPCRQLRPSLGADQAAGRLVAHYHCVVCSVTITRKTDMISHLKRHINKGETEASYSQDMMDEEPVRAGQAYEIMKELGTNVQLLPNHSTPQKTDTYFNRKMKTNRQLVFCSLAVLAEERSPLECLDAFGATGIMGLQWAKHLRGAVKVTINDISEPCVKMIKENCQLNHIRVDGTRTTPRPTEGQGDADTPIATLEVVKMDANVIMHLRAFDYIHLDPFGTTVNYLDAAFRNVRNLGIVSVTSTDTGSLYSKSLNVTLRHYGCQIVRTEYYRELAARMVVASVARAAARCNKGVEVLLAVALEHFVLVVVRVLRGPTQADEASKRLRQLLHCQWCEERVFIKPGSMVEESLYRQLPCQCHGSMPGKTAVELGPLWSGPLFNTGFLRRMLVAAVQHSMEDLQPLLKTLICEADCTTVKSFSVTGTPGLVECGVVIKTLQKVEEADSNDHSGKRKPGEESGSVVKKLKTEASLDHPPFYYSIHRHSIRGMNMPKLNKFLQYLTEAGFRVSRTHFDPTGVRTDATLEQFKSVLTKYSVPTYSNTQSGGLSVPLATDQAGRIVN from the exons ATGGCGGAGCTCAAGGAAGAGGACGTCGTACAGCTACACCAGGAGGACGCCGATGATCGAG GCGGCAAAGACTTGCAAGAAGTGTCCGGTGCTGTCGAGGAGACAAACGGGCAGACAGTTTCCAGCTCTGCCGCGTCCTGCGACATCGTGAAGACAGAGGGCAGTCATGGACAGACATCTGTCACTGTTGGACCAG AGAGACACATTTCCATCCAGTCCACCCTTGAGGGTTTGGAGCAGCTGGTGGACTTGAATGGAG CTGGGAGGAAGTCCTGTCCGTTATGTCCTGAGGAGAAATTCAAGGCTTGCTACAGCCATAAACTCAGACGACACTTACAGAACCTGCACTGGAAGGTTTACGTGGAGTTTGAGG GTCAAAAGATGTGCATCTGCCATCTGCCCTGCCGCCAGCTCCGTCCCAGTCTGGGCGCAGATCAG gctgcagGACGTTTAGTGGCCCACTATCACTGTGTGGTGTGCTCTGTGACAATCACACGCAAGACAGACATGATCAGCCACCTGAAGCGCCACATCAACAAGGGAGAGACCGAGGCCAGCTACTCACAAGACATGATGGACGAGGAGcctg tcCGTGCAGGTCAGGCCTATGAGATCATGAAGGAGTTGGGCACTAACGTCCAGCTGCTACCCAATCACTCCACACCACAGAAGACCGACACATACTTCAACCGCAAGATGAAAACCAACCG gCAGCTTGTGTTCTGCTCACTGGCAGTtttagcagaggagaggagtccgTTAGAGTGTTTGGATGCGTTTGGAGCCACAG GTATCATGGGCCTCCAGTGGGCCAAGCACCTGCGGGGGGCGGTGAAGGTCACCATCAACGACATCAGCGAGCCGTGCGTCAAGATGATCAAGGAGAACTGCCAGCTCAACCACATCCGCGTGGACGGCACCAGGACCACCCCGCGGCCCACCGAGGGCCAGGGCGACGCCGACACGCCCATCGCCACGCTGGAGGTGGTCAAGATGGACGCCAACGTCATCATGCACCTGCGCGCCTTCGActacat ACACCTGGATCCGTTTGGCACGACAGTGAACTACCTGGACGCAGCCTTCCGGAACGTGCGGAATCTTGGGATTGTGTCGGTGACGTCCACGGACACAGGCTCGCTGTACTCCAAGTCCCTCAACGTCACGCTCCGCCACTATGGCTGCCAGATTGTCCGCACGGAATACTACAGGGAGCTGGCAGCGCGCATGGTGGTAGCATCAgtagcaag ggcggCGGCGCGCTGCAATaagggggtggaggtgctgcTGGCGGTGGCGCTGGAGCACtttgtgctggtggtggtgcgcgTGCTGCGGGGGCCCACGCAGGCCGACGAGGCCTCCAAGCGCCTGCGCCAGCTGCTGCACTGCCAGTGGTGCGAGGAGAGGGTCTTCATCAAGCCGGGCAGCATGGTGGAGG AAAGCCTCTACAGGCAGCTGCCGTGCCAGTGCCATGGGAGCATGCCAGGCAAAACGGCCGTGGAGCTCGGCCCTCTGTG gtcaggTCCCTTGTTCAACACAGGCTTCCTGAGACGTATGCTGGTGGCTGCAGTGCagcacagtatggaggacctGCAGCCTCTGCTGAAGACGCTCATCTGTGAGGCCGACTGCACCACCGTCAAGTCCTTCTCCGTCACTGGGACGCCAGGCCtcg TTGAGTGTGGTGTGGTCATAAAGACTCTCCAGAAAGTGGAAGAAGCGGACTCAAACGACCATTCAG GGAAGAGGAAGCCAGGAGAGGAGTCTGGGAGTGTGGTGAAGAAGCTGAAGACAGAGGCGTCTCTGGATCACCCTCCCTTCTACTACAGCATTCACAGGCACAGCATCCGCGGCATGAACATGCCCAA GCTGAACAAGTTTCTGCAGTACCTGACGGAGGCCGGTTTCAGGGTCAGCCGCACGCACTTTGACCCCACAGGCGTACGCACCGATGCCACCCTGGAGCAGTTCAAGTCTGTCCTGACCAAATACAGCGTGCCCACCTACAGCAACACACAGTCGGGTGGGCTCAGTGTGCCACTAGCCACAGACCAGGCTGGCAGAATAGTGAACTGA
- the swt1 gene encoding bromodomain-containing protein 4 — MSKKKHKKSRHRTHSPKEEDEKSANKHRRVATDKIEAGNHDHHGPLTSEDRKRKTENRDKILPPPKKPSPEEGREVKKPVYRLAATAGEKDSRKREEDIVPKREHHRRHEERHGEKKLSETSHAASTKDRKRTLSSSETSQSQPRSSTSSPQKSKASRHHTQEGCTVSGARASRSTAASATASASARTAARTAASPAKSASVDLQEQRTKLVKRRTEGEDPEPPAKTSRSTPTLRRQSEELREERKKLVERRRSTEEVEAKASSTKQEKGVTQGKTRKSNTLASSFSSSSSSSSSAKLSGSAQPDSGSTVQQAPRTSASGTESHASPKPQPSISFRIPKKPSAPPPPRVNIWEQDDESTEQPDITPTKPLSTAKAAHITASFIPRSLTKARPLITSFKPLSLTKTSQVTASFKPLSTAKTSQTTASSKPLSTTTPVQATVSFKPLPITKAVSATAPSKPPPITKAARATGPSKPPPITKAVSATAPSKPLPITKAARATAPSKLLPITKAVRATAPSKPLSTTGAGLASISPKPPSTPRAGPASTGPLTPVSTTKSGQNAASFKPFSEQAAASPQPLSTPRAAQAVDRTPPTYTPQQPEKDNNVPRGFYSVAASFSTPGHPPVQAQAGVDAHPSFWSPQTVPEPSFILQEDNHDNDQEMQLLEELQQARCEHLLEVNVVESYGELTAMDIDPPEEGTAPTSMLSKELIQQDLLIVLDTNILLSHLDLVKKIRSQGLRSLGFPTMLIPWVVLQELDAIKNGKLTNAVTRRATPAVNYIYNCLKNQEPRLWGQSMQQASLALCGLKTENNDDRVLQCCLQYQKLYPKSGLILCTNDKNLCSKAVLSGVRALSKADLLQEVDRLKAGVLSTTPTADQRIACPGWPPAEKDESRSREEAKSKSERAERAVEEEEERRRALAAARELSESVCVLEDTLKDVLSAILQQEMKEAYGDLWTEIVYLKPPWSLSHVLQCVKKHWIAVFGSIVQRGLQSYISQLNDCLCTNKTVDRERMLQALSLAVELLTGFSSRSHYSGLLPQSLNTLQGLLQHLQPQPSRCPKADDDSVMLEVEEASQETPVTHQDVWQLFENIWSNLLGHSADVFTALQFTPSSMETPPSRKSSLSSQDALCELQKLGVAVAQLLQCFERLLSADCSVNDAQSLLTFIEATKVAALEPRFTAQALCDCLSQQEYRQKLCTGGSQLLQLQVDLERCAAGVEQAWS; from the exons ATGTCAAAGAAGAAGCACAAAAAGTCGAGGCACAGAACACATTCACcgaaggaggaggatgagaagagtGCAAAT AAACACCGGAGAGTGGCAACTGATAAAATCGAAGCAGGCAATCATGACCATCATGGCCCACTGAC GTCTGAGGACcgcaaaagaaaaacagagaatcGGGACAAGATCTTGCCCCCACCCAAAAAGCCCAGTCCAGAGGAAGGCCGCGAGGTCAAAAAGCCTGTCTACCGCCTCGCCGCCACAGCTGGGGAAAAAGACAGCCGAAAAAGGGAAGAGGACATCGTACCAAAGAGAGAACACCACAGGAGACATGAAGAGAGACACGGTGAAAAGAAACTCTCGGAAACATCCCACGCGGCTTCCACCAAAGACCGCAAAAGAACCCTGTCTAGCTCTGAGACGAGCCAGTCTCAACCCCGCAGCAGCACCTCGTCCCCACAGAAGAGCAAAGCCAGCCGGCACCACACTCAGGAAGGATGTACTGTGTCAGGGGCCAGAGCAAGTCGCAGCACTGCCGCTAGCGCTACTGCTAGCGCTTCCGCTAGGACTGCCGCTAGGACTGCCGCTAGCCCTGCAAAAAGTGCCTCTGTTGATCTGCAGGAGCAGAGGACGAAGTTGGTGAAAAGGAGGACAGAGGGGGAGGACCCAGAGCCTCCAGCCAAGACCTCCAGGAGCACCCCGACCCTGCGGCGGCAGTCCGAGGagttgagggaggagaggaagaagctggtggagagaaggaggtcCACGGAGGAGGTCGAGGCCAAGGCATCATCAACAAAGCAGGAGAAAGGGGTCACACAAGGGAAGACTCGGAAGAGTAACACATTAGCgtcttctttttcctcttcctcttcctcttcctcctcagccAAACTCAGTGGTTCAGCCCAACCGGACTCAGGTTCCACGGTACAGCAGGCTCCAAGAACCTCCGCATCAGGGACGGAGAGTCATGCCTCTCCCAAACCACAGCCCTCCATCAGCTTCAGGATCCCCAAAAAGCCCagtgctcctcctccaccacgggTAAACATCTGGGAGCAGGATGACGAGAGCACGGAACAGCCTGACATTACTCCCACTAAACCCCTCTCTACAGCCAAGGCAGCCCACATCACTGCTTCTTTCATACCACGCTCTTTAACTAAAGCAAGGCCGCTTATTACCTCTTTTAAACCCTTATCTTTAACTAAAACATCGCAGGTTACTGCTTCTTTCAAACCTCTCTCCACAGCAAAAACAAGTCAGACTACTGCTTCTTCCAAACCCCTCTCGACAACTACACCAGTACAGGCTACTGTGTCTTTCAAACCCCTTCCTATTACTAAAGCAGTCAGCGCTACTGCTCCTTCCAAACCCCCTCCTATTACTAAAGCAGCCAGAGCTACTGGTCCTTCCAAACCCCCTCCTATTACTAAAGCAGTCAGCGCTACTGCTCCTTCCAAACCCCTTCCTATTACTAAAGCAGCCAGAGCTACTGCTCCTTCCAAACTCCTTCCTATTACTAAAGCAGTCAGAGCTACTGCTCCTTCCAAACCCCTCTCTACGACAGGAGCAGGTCTTGCTTCTATTTCACCTAAACCACCTTCCACACCAAGAGCAGGTCCAGCTTCTACTGGTCCACTTACACCTGTCTCCACAACCAAATCTGGCCAGAATGCTGCTTCTTTTAAACCTTTCTCAGAGCAGGCTGCTGCTTCACCTCAGCCACTCTCCACACCAAGAGCTGCCCAGGCTGTGGATCGGACACCCCCCACATATACACCCCAGCAGCCTGAGAAGGACAATAATGTTCCACGGGGATTCTACTCCGTGGCTGCATCTTTCAGTACACCTGGACATCCCCCTGTGCAAGCCCAGGCTGGTGTGGATGCCCATCCCTCATTCTGGAGTCCACAG ACAGTGCCAGAACCTTCATTTATTTTGCAAGAGGACAATCATGACAATGATCAAGAG atgcagctgctggaggagctcCAGCAGGCCCGTTGTGAGCATCTATTAGAGGTGAACGTGGTTGAGAGTTACGGGGAGCTGACTGCTATGGATATTGATCCACCAGAAGAGGGCACCGCACCCACATCAATGCTCA gCAAAGAACTCATACAGCAAGACCTCCTCATCGTCTTGGACACCAACATCCTGCTGAGTCACCTGGACTTGGTGAAAAAGATCCGCTCACAGGGTCTCAGGA GTTTGGGCTTCCCCACCATGCTCATCCCCTGGGTGGTGCTGCAGGAGCTGGACGCCATAAAGAACGGCAAGCTGACCAACGCGGTGACGCGTCGGGCCACGCCGGCCGTCAACTACATCTACAACTGCCTGAAGAACCAGGAGCCCCGCCTCTGGGGACAGTCCATGCAGCAGGCCTCGCTGGCCCTCT gtgggcTGAAAACTGAGAATAATGATGATCGTGTTCTGCAGTGCTGTCTGCAGTACCAGAAGCTCTACCCAAAAAGTGGTCTCATCCTCTGCAC GAATGATAAGAACCTGTGCAGTAAGGCAGTATTAAGTGGGGTCAGGGCTCTCAGTAAGGCAGACCTGCTGCAGGAGGTGGACAGACTCAAGGCAGGGGTCCTCAGCACCACGCCCACAGCTGACCAGCGCATTGCCTGTCCCGGCTGGCCGCCTGCCGAGAaag atgagagcaggagcagggagGAGGCCAAGTCCAAAAGCGAGAGGGCCGAGCgggctgtggaggaggaggaggagaggaggcgagcGCTGGCGGCCGCTCGAGAGCTGAGTGAGTCGGTGTGTGTCCTGGAGGACACCCTGAAGGACGTGCTGTCGGCCATCCTCCAGCAGGAGATGAAGGAGGCCTATGGAGACCTCTggacagag attgtgtACCTGAAACCTCCCTGGAGTCTGAGCCATGTGTTGCAGTGTGTGAAGAAGCACTGGATCGCCGTGTTTGGAAGCATCGTCCAGCGTGGGCTTCAGAGCTACATCAGCCAGCTCAACGACTGCCTATGcacaa atAAGACGGTGGACCGTGAGCGTATGCTgcaggctctctctctggcagtgGAGCTCCTGACAGGCTTCAGCAGCAGGAGTCACTACAGCGGCCTCCTCCCCCAGAGCCTGAACACCCTCCAGGGGCTCCTGCAGCACCTCCAGCCCCAG CCATCGAGGTGTCCAAAGGCAGATGATGACTCTGTTAtgttggaggtggaggaggcctcGCAGGAGACTCCTGTGACCCACCAGGATGTGTGGCAGTTGTTTGAGAACATCTGGAGCAACCTGTTGGGGCACAG cGCCGATGTGTTCACAGCCCTCCAGTTCACGCCGAGCTCCATGGAAACGCCCCCGTCTAGAAAATCTTCTCTGTCTTCCCAGGATGCACTCTGTGAACTCCAGAAGCTCGGTGTGGCTGTTGCACAACTGCTGCAGTGTTTTGAGAG gctTCTCTCGGCTGACTGCTCAGTGAATGATGCCCAGTCTCTACTCACCTTCATAGAGGCCACGAAG GTTGCTGCTCTCGAGCCTCGCTTCACTGCTCAGGCCCTATGTGATTGTCTGTCACAGCAAGAGTACAG